The following proteins come from a genomic window of Actinomarinicola tropica:
- a CDS encoding NUDIX hydrolase translates to MSPTLDYDPHEFPPFAVTVDLVVFTIRDERLHVVLVERGSEPFAGRSALPGGFVRPDEGIDAAARRELAEETGLDLGRDAATLTQLATYGDPDRDPRMRVVSVAHVALVADLPDPRGGSDATAAELVPVDTALRRRLAFDHRRILRDGLDRVRDQLEYLSIATRFCPPEFTLGDLRAVYDAVWDVELDPANFRRKILASGIVTPVAGARATPSASGGRPAQRYRATSTALAPIEPPFRRPTA, encoded by the coding sequence ATGTCTCCCACACTCGACTACGACCCCCACGAATTCCCGCCCTTCGCGGTCACCGTCGACCTCGTCGTGTTCACCATCCGCGACGAGCGGCTCCACGTCGTCCTCGTCGAACGGGGCAGCGAGCCCTTCGCCGGACGCTCCGCCCTCCCCGGCGGCTTCGTCCGACCCGACGAGGGCATCGACGCCGCCGCCCGCCGCGAGCTCGCCGAGGAGACCGGCCTCGACCTCGGCCGCGACGCCGCCACCCTCACCCAGCTCGCGACCTACGGCGACCCCGACCGCGACCCCCGCATGCGGGTCGTCTCCGTCGCCCACGTCGCCCTCGTCGCCGACCTCCCCGACCCCCGGGGCGGCTCCGACGCCACCGCCGCCGAGCTCGTCCCCGTCGACACCGCCCTCCGCCGCCGGCTCGCCTTCGACCACCGCCGCATCCTCCGCGACGGCCTCGACCGGGTGCGCGACCAGCTCGAGTACCTCTCGATCGCCACCCGCTTCTGTCCGCCCGAGTTCACCCTCGGCGACCTGCGCGCCGTCTACGACGCCGTCTGGGACGTCGAGCTCGACCCCGCCAACTTCCGCCGCAAGATCCTGGCCAGCGGCATCGTCACCCCCGTCGCCGGCGCCCGCGCCACCCCGAGCGCCAGCGGCGGCCGCCCCGCTCAGCGCTACCGCGCCACCTCGACCGCCCTCGCCCCGATCGAGCCGCCGTTCCGTCGGCCGACCGCCTGA
- a CDS encoding ribbon-helix-helix protein, CopG family — MARRQVLVQLDDELVDRLDRLAAELGTSRSDLLRRGAAAVLAAADEAGADRELREAYRRQPQDPALVESARRLAADVVPEW, encoded by the coding sequence ATGGCCCGTCGGCAGGTGCTCGTGCAGCTCGACGACGAACTGGTCGACCGCCTCGATCGGTTGGCGGCGGAGCTCGGCACGAGCCGATCCGACCTGCTGCGGCGGGGTGCGGCTGCGGTGCTGGCTGCGGCGGACGAGGCCGGGGCGGACCGGGAGCTGCGGGAGGCGTATCGGCGCCAGCCGCAGGACCCGGCACTGGTCGAGTCGGCGCGCCGTCTCGCGGCCGACGTCGTGCCCGAGTGGTAG
- a CDS encoding histidine phosphatase family protein — MPLDLFLVRHGQSEGNVALEAAKAGDLSMMTDAYLTRSAADYRLTDLGRAQAAGAGAWLRSWLDATGVQRFDRLYCSPYVRARETAAHLALPNAAWQLEPLLRERDWGLWEGLGRDETADRFPESTAQKRRNRFLWRPESGESTPDLDMRAREVLGTLARELPAGRVLCVTHEDVMWAFRFRLEKLSIEEWIEIVEDDDRGKIPNCGILHYTRVDDSGVMHERFHRVRLVDPADPVSAQCSTIERPRFTNEQLLAQVDEVLPLLPAATTTENLTSGDSNS, encoded by the coding sequence ATGCCGCTCGATCTGTTCCTCGTCCGCCACGGCCAGAGCGAAGGCAACGTGGCGCTGGAGGCAGCAAAGGCCGGCGACCTCAGCATGATGACCGATGCCTACCTGACCCGCAGCGCTGCGGATTACCGACTCACGGACCTCGGTCGCGCGCAGGCGGCAGGTGCCGGCGCGTGGCTGCGCAGCTGGCTGGACGCCACCGGAGTCCAGAGGTTCGATCGCCTCTACTGCTCGCCCTACGTGCGGGCTCGCGAGACGGCAGCCCACCTGGCGCTGCCGAACGCCGCGTGGCAGCTCGAGCCGCTGCTACGGGAACGCGACTGGGGCCTCTGGGAGGGGCTCGGCCGAGACGAGACAGCCGATCGGTTCCCCGAGTCGACCGCTCAGAAGCGGCGCAACCGGTTCCTGTGGCGACCCGAGTCCGGAGAGAGCACCCCGGACCTCGATATGCGGGCCCGGGAGGTCCTGGGCACCCTCGCACGCGAGCTTCCGGCCGGCCGCGTCCTCTGCGTCACACACGAGGACGTCATGTGGGCGTTCCGCTTCCGACTCGAGAAGCTGTCGATTGAGGAGTGGATTGAGATCGTCGAGGACGACGACCGGGGCAAGATCCCCAACTGCGGGATCCTTCACTACACGCGCGTCGACGACAGCGGAGTGATGCACGAGCGGTTCCACCGCGTTCGCCTCGTCGACCCAGCTGACCCCGTGTCCGCGCAGTGTTCGACCATCGAGCGGCCGCGGTTCACCAACGAGCAGCTGCTCGCCCAGGTCGACGAGGTGCTGCCGCTCCTGCCGGCGGCTACGACGACTGAGAACCTCACATCCGGAGACTCGAACAGCTAG
- a CDS encoding ADP-ribosylglycohydrolase family protein codes for MTDPTPTTARDRAVGALLGLAVGDAVGTTLEFKRPGTFEPITDMVGGGPFGLRPGQWTDDTSMALCLAESLLDTGDMDLADQMRRYLLWRDHGHLSSNGRCFDIGNTVSRQLSRFARTGEPVDPSVDEDAAANGSLMRLAPVPVRWHADVAEAAERSAESSRPTHAARRPVDACRLLGAMLAALIRGQDADEVLSADFWRWGELHPEVADVARGSWQAKEPPAIRGSGFCVDALEAALWAVAGAADARDAILRAANLGDDADTTAAIAGQLAGARWGASGIPAEWRERITHVERITTMADRLFATGACDGPSTSWDHDEAHHAWWVEPGRVLAGEYPGESDDGWRSRSTVDLLVDAGVRTFVDLTEPGELTPYDHHVTATAEARRLDLRHRRFPIPDFSVLADDAYDEILDTIRTESERGAVYVHCWGGVGRTGTVIGCLLADDGHDHDAIGARLAELRAGTRKADRHCPETDAQRQVIRARVERFSP; via the coding sequence ATGACCGACCCCACCCCCACCACCGCACGCGACCGCGCCGTCGGCGCGCTGCTCGGCCTCGCCGTCGGCGACGCCGTCGGCACCACGCTCGAGTTCAAGCGCCCCGGCACGTTCGAGCCGATCACCGACATGGTCGGCGGCGGCCCCTTCGGCCTGCGCCCCGGCCAGTGGACCGACGACACGTCGATGGCGCTCTGCCTCGCCGAGTCCCTCCTCGACACCGGCGACATGGACCTCGCCGACCAGATGCGCCGCTACCTCCTGTGGCGCGACCACGGGCACCTCTCCTCCAACGGCCGCTGCTTCGACATCGGCAACACCGTCAGCCGCCAGCTCTCGCGCTTCGCCCGCACCGGCGAGCCGGTCGACCCCTCGGTCGACGAGGACGCCGCCGCCAACGGCTCGCTCATGCGCCTCGCCCCCGTGCCCGTCCGCTGGCACGCCGACGTGGCCGAGGCCGCCGAACGCTCGGCCGAGTCCAGCCGCCCCACCCACGCCGCCCGCCGACCGGTCGACGCCTGCCGCCTCCTCGGCGCCATGCTCGCCGCGCTCATCCGCGGACAGGACGCCGACGAGGTGCTCTCCGCCGACTTCTGGCGATGGGGTGAGCTGCACCCGGAGGTCGCCGACGTCGCCCGCGGCTCGTGGCAGGCGAAGGAGCCGCCCGCCATCCGGGGCAGCGGCTTCTGCGTCGACGCGCTCGAGGCCGCTCTGTGGGCCGTCGCCGGCGCCGCCGACGCTCGCGACGCGATCCTCCGCGCCGCCAACCTCGGCGACGACGCCGACACCACCGCCGCCATCGCCGGCCAGCTCGCCGGCGCCCGCTGGGGCGCGTCCGGCATCCCCGCCGAGTGGCGGGAGCGCATCACCCACGTCGAGCGGATCACGACGATGGCCGACCGGCTGTTCGCCACAGGCGCCTGCGACGGCCCGTCCACCAGCTGGGACCACGACGAGGCGCACCACGCCTGGTGGGTCGAGCCAGGTCGGGTCCTGGCCGGCGAGTACCCGGGCGAGAGCGATGACGGCTGGCGGTCTCGGTCGACGGTCGACCTCCTCGTCGACGCCGGGGTGCGCACCTTCGTCGACCTCACCGAGCCCGGCGAGCTGACGCCCTACGACCACCACGTGACCGCCACCGCCGAGGCCCGCCGCCTCGACCTGCGCCACCGCCGCTTCCCGATCCCCGACTTCTCGGTCCTGGCCGACGATGCCTATGACGAGATCCTCGACACGATCCGCACGGAGTCCGAGCGCGGCGCTGTCTACGTCCACTGCTGGGGCGGCGTCGGCCGCACCGGCACCGTGATCGGCTGCCTCCTCGCCGACGACGGCCACGACCACGACGCCATCGGCGCCCGGCTCGCCGAGCTGCGGGCCGGCACCCGCAAAGCCGACCGCCACTGTCCTGAGACCGACGCGCAGCGCCAGGTCATCCGCGCGCGCGTGGAGCGTTTCAGCCCCTGA
- a CDS encoding Fic family protein: MRGELVSRTWQYDPALYAPARYRTACRYDAFIPHPVGHFEDSLPADLAGMVSDAEAAIRSLNDRSRPALRPLARLLLRAESIASSKVEGLQVDARNLARAEVSADAGRNIGPVVAEVLSNIDAMELAVEETSTAPHLEPAHLVEVHAALMRHAPNSSIAGRVREVQNWIGGNDYNPCGAAFVPPPPEEVPRLLADLCEAAEGDHLPPLVQAAIIHAQFETIHPFEDGNGRTGRALIHVVLRRRGLSPSYVPPISVVLATERERYVRGLTAFREGDVVGWIDQFCVAAAQSASLAERYLSEVADRQAVWRERLRTHVPLRSDAAAWAVIDQLPGHPVITLPVATAVTGRSKSSTAVALAQLEDAGVLVPLSAARRNRAWEADGLLDLLAELEAGGR; encoded by the coding sequence ATGCGTGGCGAGCTCGTCAGCAGGACATGGCAGTACGACCCAGCGCTCTACGCCCCAGCTCGGTATCGGACGGCGTGTCGCTACGACGCGTTCATCCCGCACCCGGTAGGTCACTTCGAGGACTCGTTGCCGGCCGACCTCGCGGGCATGGTCTCTGACGCCGAGGCGGCGATCCGCTCGTTGAACGATCGATCCCGGCCGGCTCTACGTCCGTTGGCCCGGCTGCTGCTGCGGGCTGAGTCGATCGCATCCTCGAAGGTGGAGGGCCTCCAGGTCGATGCCCGGAACCTCGCCCGGGCAGAGGTCAGCGCGGATGCCGGGCGGAACATCGGACCGGTCGTCGCCGAGGTCCTGTCGAACATCGATGCGATGGAGCTTGCGGTCGAGGAGACGAGCACTGCCCCGCATCTCGAGCCAGCGCACCTCGTCGAGGTGCACGCCGCGCTGATGCGGCACGCGCCGAACAGCAGCATCGCTGGTCGGGTGCGAGAGGTGCAGAACTGGATCGGCGGCAACGACTACAACCCGTGCGGCGCGGCATTCGTCCCGCCGCCTCCCGAGGAGGTCCCCCGTCTGCTGGCGGATCTGTGCGAGGCAGCCGAGGGCGACCACCTGCCGCCTCTGGTGCAGGCTGCGATCATCCATGCGCAGTTCGAGACGATCCATCCCTTCGAGGACGGCAACGGCCGCACCGGGCGTGCGCTCATCCACGTCGTGCTTCGCCGTCGCGGGTTGTCGCCCAGCTACGTGCCGCCGATCAGCGTCGTGCTCGCGACGGAGAGGGAGCGCTACGTCCGAGGGTTGACGGCGTTTCGCGAGGGCGACGTCGTCGGGTGGATCGACCAGTTCTGCGTCGCTGCCGCACAGTCCGCCTCACTCGCCGAGCGGTACCTGTCGGAGGTGGCGGATCGTCAGGCCGTCTGGCGTGAGCGTCTCCGGACCCATGTCCCGTTGCGATCCGATGCGGCGGCCTGGGCGGTGATCGATCAGCTCCCCGGCCATCCGGTCATCACGCTGCCCGTCGCCACGGCGGTGACGGGGCGCAGCAAGTCGTCGACCGCGGTCGCGCTCGCACAGCTCGAAGACGCAGGTGTGCTGGTGCCGCTCTCGGCCGCTCGCCGCAATCGCGCCTGGGAGGCGGACGGCCTCCTCGATCTTCTCGCCGAGCTGGAGGCCGGCGGTCGATAG
- a CDS encoding DHA2 family efflux MFS transporter permease subunit, with translation MTQLTTPTGEPDPSDPTPNERPPQPATAHADDTARHARATLAIASLAVLATFLDTTVLFVAFGDIARSFDTVSPAQLSWVLNAYTVVVAALLVPAGKVADRVGHKRVFLAGSILFTVASVACAAAPTAAVLVAFRVVQAAGAAALIPSSFALVLRAFPKERLPVAIAIWGASGAIAGALGPTLGAALIELSGWRLVFLINIPVGLVTVGLGTRVLRESLDPTARIPAPFGVAAIAAAGALVSLGVVQSDTWGWTDTGTLAAIGAGLVTLAAFIAHQRRTAAPVLDLDMFASGNFRWANAATLAFGLAFAAMFFGSILFLTDVWGWSTLKAGLGVSPGPLLVAVLAPRFGRLAARVGQRPLLLAGGVVFALGGLWRVLMLDAGTDYLVDYLPSILFTGTGVALCFPQLSSAVGQSLAPNRAGVGGAASQAVRQFGGTLGVALTIALLGQPATLADALGRFDRVWWLLVAGGLLTALLSLPLRTRPAPVEVPA, from the coding sequence ATGACACAACTGACCACGCCGACCGGCGAGCCCGACCCGAGCGACCCCACCCCCAACGAGCGCCCACCGCAGCCCGCCACCGCGCACGCGGACGACACGGCCCGCCACGCCCGGGCGACGCTCGCCATCGCCAGCCTCGCCGTGCTCGCCACGTTCCTCGACACGACGGTGCTCTTCGTCGCCTTCGGCGACATCGCCCGCAGCTTCGACACGGTCAGCCCCGCCCAGCTCTCCTGGGTCCTCAACGCCTACACGGTCGTGGTCGCCGCCCTTCTCGTCCCCGCCGGCAAGGTCGCCGACCGGGTCGGACACAAGCGGGTCTTCCTCGCCGGCTCGATCCTCTTCACCGTCGCCTCGGTCGCCTGCGCCGCGGCGCCGACCGCCGCGGTGCTCGTCGCCTTCCGCGTCGTCCAAGCCGCCGGCGCCGCCGCCCTCATCCCCTCCTCCTTCGCCCTCGTCCTGCGGGCCTTCCCCAAGGAGCGCCTCCCCGTCGCCATCGCCATCTGGGGCGCGAGCGGCGCCATCGCCGGCGCGCTCGGCCCGACCCTCGGCGCCGCCCTCATCGAGCTCAGCGGCTGGCGACTCGTCTTCCTCATCAACATCCCCGTCGGCCTCGTCACCGTCGGCCTCGGCACCCGGGTCCTCCGCGAATCGCTCGACCCCACCGCCCGCATCCCCGCCCCCTTCGGCGTCGCCGCCATCGCCGCCGCCGGCGCGCTCGTCTCGCTCGGCGTCGTGCAGAGCGACACGTGGGGCTGGACCGACACCGGCACCCTCGCCGCCATCGGCGCCGGCCTCGTCACCCTCGCCGCCTTCATCGCCCACCAGCGCCGCACCGCGGCCCCGGTGCTCGACCTCGACATGTTCGCCTCCGGCAACTTCCGCTGGGCCAACGCCGCCACCCTCGCCTTCGGCCTGGCCTTCGCCGCCATGTTCTTCGGCTCGATCCTCTTCCTCACCGACGTGTGGGGCTGGTCGACCCTGAAGGCCGGGCTCGGCGTCAGCCCCGGACCGCTCCTCGTCGCCGTCCTCGCCCCTCGCTTCGGACGCCTCGCCGCACGGGTCGGCCAACGCCCGCTCCTCCTCGCCGGCGGTGTCGTCTTCGCCCTCGGCGGCCTGTGGCGGGTCCTCATGCTCGACGCCGGCACCGACTACCTCGTCGACTACCTGCCGTCGATCCTCTTCACCGGCACCGGCGTCGCCCTCTGCTTCCCCCAGCTGTCGAGCGCCGTCGGCCAGTCCCTCGCCCCCAACCGGGCCGGCGTCGGCGGCGCCGCCAGCCAGGCCGTCCGCCAGTTCGGCGGCACCCTCGGCGTGGCGCTCACCATCGCCCTGCTCGGCCAGCCCGCCACGCTCGCCGACGCCCTCGGCCGCTTCGACCGGGTCTGGTGGCTCCTCGTCGCCGGCGGCCTGCTCACCGCGCTCCTGTCGCTCCCGCTCCGCACCCGCCCCGCCCCCGTGGAGGTCCCGGCATGA
- a CDS encoding type II toxin-antitoxin system PemK/MazF family toxin has translation MWADLGAPAGRRPVCVLTRDAAISVLTAVTCAPITRTVRGIRSEVAVGTEEGLPEPCVINCDNLVTVPLGLLDAEPVGRVGAVGRARLDQVLRYALDIVW, from the coding sequence GTGTGGGCCGACCTCGGCGCGCCGGCGGGTCGGCGCCCGGTCTGCGTCCTCACGCGTGACGCGGCCATCTCGGTCCTGACTGCCGTTACCTGCGCGCCGATCACCCGGACGGTGCGCGGCATCCGCTCGGAGGTCGCTGTGGGAACGGAGGAGGGCTTGCCCGAACCGTGCGTCATCAACTGCGACAACCTCGTGACAGTGCCACTCGGACTGCTCGACGCCGAGCCGGTCGGACGAGTCGGTGCCGTGGGTCGGGCTCGTCTCGACCAGGTCCTTCGCTACGCGCTCGACATCGTGTGGTGA
- a CDS encoding HNH endonuclease, translated as MARGPDIDVRLAAFQFLEEQTRVWGEVLPWRPLAQGFTWHGRRVPLVSQQGIFKPAVLEQVPLSIRTTPEAPGRERPYDDGITEEGLLLYRYRGTDLAHRDNVGLRIAMQEHIPIIHFMGITKGQYLASWPVYVVGDDPSALAFTVALAEPEALAPDLSPAVAEDARKAYYRAVTKRRLHQAVFRERVLHAYSGSCGICRLRHVELLDAAHILPDSHPRGEPVVPNGLALCKIHHAAFDTNILGVRPDLVVEVRKDLLLERDGPMLRHGIQEMDGSQLTAPRRQEWRPSRELLEERYEEFRNAS; from the coding sequence ATGGCGCGGGGCCCCGACATCGATGTGCGCTTGGCAGCGTTCCAGTTCCTCGAGGAGCAGACACGGGTTTGGGGCGAGGTGCTCCCCTGGCGACCCCTTGCGCAGGGGTTCACCTGGCACGGGCGGCGTGTCCCGCTCGTCAGCCAACAAGGCATCTTCAAGCCCGCCGTCCTCGAGCAGGTGCCGCTCAGCATCCGCACGACCCCCGAGGCCCCCGGTCGAGAACGACCGTACGACGACGGCATCACCGAAGAGGGTCTTCTCCTCTACCGCTACCGAGGGACCGACCTCGCCCACCGCGACAACGTCGGGCTCCGCATCGCAATGCAGGAGCACATTCCCATCATCCACTTCATGGGGATCACCAAGGGTCAGTACTTGGCCTCGTGGCCGGTGTACGTCGTAGGCGATGACCCCTCAGCCCTGGCGTTCACGGTCGCACTCGCCGAGCCCGAGGCGCTGGCGCCCGACCTCAGCCCGGCGGTGGCCGAAGACGCTCGGAAGGCGTACTACCGAGCCGTGACCAAGCGGCGACTCCACCAGGCCGTGTTCCGCGAGCGAGTTCTCCACGCCTACAGCGGTTCATGCGGCATCTGCCGCCTGCGCCACGTCGAGCTCCTGGATGCCGCGCACATCCTTCCCGACAGCCACCCGCGCGGTGAGCCCGTGGTGCCCAACGGCTTGGCGCTGTGCAAGATCCATCACGCAGCCTTCGACACGAACATCCTGGGAGTCCGTCCCGACCTCGTGGTCGAGGTTCGCAAGGATCTCCTGCTCGAGCGGGACGGACCCATGCTCCGACACGGAATTCAGGAGATGGACGGAAGCCAGCTCACGGCGCCTCGGCGACAGGAGTGGCGACCTTCCCGAGAGTTGCTCGAGGAGCGGTACGAGGAGTTCCGAAACGCCAGTTAG
- the pnuC gene encoding nicotinamide riboside transporter PnuC has translation MTQIDERLTAEQLPVVERTPVWGTALDRRHALAAVVAAAAITALYSVLSRWVSGAGPTTLEVVGTVTSLSCVWITRRQNVLCMPLGLVSVVAMGAFFFEIDLVGQGWLHLGYYVPIQVAGWWFWIRGGEGRTDRPVAWMGWPGRIAVAVAVVAGTFALAGLFERLHGPSDTLLWDSSIVAASVAAQALLTLKRVEAWWLWLVPVNVSAVALYVVSGAHLFAALYCLYLVIASLGLRDWGRAHRLQRAGAAAAEARWAR, from the coding sequence ATGACCCAGATCGACGAGCGCCTCACCGCCGAGCAGCTCCCCGTCGTCGAGCGCACCCCCGTGTGGGGCACGGCGCTCGACCGGCGTCACGCCCTGGCGGCCGTCGTCGCCGCAGCGGCGATCACGGCGCTCTACTCGGTGCTCAGCCGGTGGGTGAGCGGCGCCGGGCCGACGACGCTCGAGGTGGTCGGGACGGTGACGTCGCTGTCCTGCGTGTGGATCACCCGGCGCCAGAACGTGCTGTGCATGCCGCTCGGGCTGGTGAGCGTCGTGGCGATGGGGGCGTTCTTCTTCGAGATCGACCTCGTCGGCCAGGGGTGGCTGCACCTCGGGTACTACGTGCCGATCCAGGTGGCCGGCTGGTGGTTCTGGATCCGGGGCGGCGAGGGTCGCACCGATCGGCCGGTGGCGTGGATGGGCTGGCCGGGGCGCATCGCCGTGGCCGTCGCCGTCGTCGCCGGCACGTTCGCCCTGGCCGGGCTGTTCGAGCGGCTGCACGGACCGAGCGACACCCTGCTGTGGGACTCCTCCATCGTGGCGGCGTCCGTCGCGGCGCAGGCGCTCCTCACCCTCAAGCGGGTGGAGGCGTGGTGGTTGTGGCTCGTGCCGGTGAACGTGTCCGCGGTGGCGCTCTACGTGGTGTCCGGGGCGCACCTGTTCGCCGCCCTGTACTGCCTGTACCTGGTGATCGCGAGCCTCGGGCTGCGGGACTGGGGTCGAGCGCACCGGCTTCAGCGGGCGGGCGCGGCGGCCGCCGAGGCGAGGTGGGCCCGGTGA
- a CDS encoding AAA family ATPase gives MTGRRAIVVGKFLPPHRGHHMLIEAALERAEHVDVVVCDLEGQWPPAGERAGWLAEVHPTATVHAVADICGWHSPDPCPPGCSPAWARHLAGLGLGPWDLVVSSEDYGVLFAEALGAEHVMVDRERVGVPTSGTAIRADLAAGWRWLHPIVRRGLTRKVVVVGAESTGTTTLARDLADALGGPYVAEFGRAHSEVLAARFGSIDDVVWTAEDFAVIADNQEASERAALEVWAADDDVVLGPAGPWLVCDTDLLATAVWHERYLGGPTRELVERALAGERRPDLYVLTLPKGVPFEQDGLRDGEHLRDWMTERFREVLDESGVEWIEVAGSREERVAEVATLRSIPPVRSPGSNWRFGTPRTAPRATLGKVATPVAEAP, from the coding sequence GTGACCGGGCGTCGGGCGATCGTCGTCGGCAAGTTCCTCCCGCCGCACCGGGGCCACCACATGCTCATCGAGGCGGCGCTCGAGCGGGCCGAGCACGTGGACGTCGTCGTCTGCGACCTGGAGGGTCAATGGCCGCCAGCGGGGGAGCGGGCGGGGTGGCTGGCCGAGGTGCACCCGACGGCGACGGTGCACGCGGTGGCCGACATCTGCGGGTGGCACTCGCCCGACCCGTGCCCGCCGGGGTGCAGCCCCGCGTGGGCACGACACCTCGCGGGGCTCGGGCTCGGTCCGTGGGACCTGGTCGTGTCGTCGGAGGACTACGGCGTGCTCTTCGCCGAGGCGCTCGGGGCCGAGCACGTGATGGTCGACCGCGAGCGAGTGGGGGTGCCGACCTCCGGAACCGCGATCCGCGCCGACCTCGCGGCGGGGTGGCGGTGGCTGCACCCAATCGTGCGGCGGGGCCTGACCCGCAAGGTCGTGGTCGTCGGCGCCGAGTCGACGGGGACGACGACGCTGGCGCGAGACCTGGCCGACGCGCTGGGCGGGCCGTACGTGGCCGAGTTCGGACGGGCGCACAGCGAGGTGCTGGCGGCGCGGTTCGGCTCGATCGACGACGTCGTGTGGACGGCGGAGGACTTCGCGGTGATCGCCGACAACCAGGAGGCATCGGAGCGGGCTGCGCTCGAGGTGTGGGCGGCGGACGACGACGTGGTCCTCGGGCCGGCCGGGCCGTGGCTCGTGTGCGATACGGATCTGCTGGCGACGGCCGTCTGGCACGAGCGGTACCTGGGTGGGCCGACGCGGGAGCTGGTGGAGCGGGCGCTGGCAGGGGAGCGGCGGCCGGACCTCTACGTGCTCACGTTGCCCAAGGGCGTCCCGTTCGAGCAGGACGGCCTGCGCGACGGCGAGCACCTTCGGGACTGGATGACCGAACGCTTCCGCGAAGTGCTCGACGAATCGGGCGTCGAGTGGATCGAGGTCGCCGGCAGCCGAGAGGAGCGGGTGGCCGAGGTGGCCACGCTGCGCTCCATACCTCCGGTCCGTTCGCCCGGCTCTAACTGGCGTTTCGGAACTCCTCGTACCGCTCCTCGAGCAACTCTCGGGAAGGTCGCCACTCCTGTCGCCGAGGCGCCGTGA
- a CDS encoding winged helix-turn-helix transcriptional regulator, with product MRRKSFEDMRCSIAQALEVVGEWWTLLVVRDLLLGVTRFEELQERLGIARNVLTDRLRTLVDAGVVERRKYQDNPERFEYRLTEKGRDLWVVVTAMREWGDRWSAPDGPPVELVHRTCGERTTLVPTCSSCGEVLERRDLVAVPGPGGGKVPRPRS from the coding sequence GTGCGACGCAAGAGCTTCGAGGACATGCGCTGCTCGATCGCCCAGGCGCTCGAGGTGGTGGGCGAGTGGTGGACGCTGCTCGTCGTGCGGGACCTGCTGCTCGGCGTCACCCGGTTCGAGGAGCTGCAGGAGCGGTTGGGCATCGCCCGCAACGTGCTGACCGATCGGCTGCGCACGCTGGTCGACGCCGGTGTCGTCGAGCGGCGCAAGTACCAGGACAACCCCGAGCGCTTCGAGTACCGGCTGACCGAGAAGGGCCGGGACCTGTGGGTCGTGGTCACCGCCATGCGGGAGTGGGGTGACCGCTGGTCGGCGCCGGACGGGCCGCCGGTGGAGCTGGTGCACCGCACGTGCGGCGAGCGGACCACGCTCGTGCCGACGTGCTCGTCGTGCGGCGAGGTGCTCGAGCGGCGGGACCTCGTCGCGGTGCCCGGGCCGGGTGGCGGCAAGGTGCCACGGCCGCGTAGCTGA
- a CDS encoding TY-Chap domain-containing protein — MTSLEHLVEPLSGALAALTEDESLIISRPGSLDPTLTDGSNRFVQFTRFGSDLRAESVGDRYLEGADQLTPDQVTVLLELGWETPDEGGNYWGQWEEPVPLGMVAAMAVRTLQLVHGVEHIEQLDIDGSPEITRTFRDAPGAM, encoded by the coding sequence GTGACCTCACTCGAACACCTCGTCGAACCGTTGAGCGGTGCGCTCGCCGCTCTCACCGAGGACGAGTCACTGATCATCTCCCGCCCCGGTTCCCTCGATCCAACACTGACCGATGGTTCCAACCGCTTCGTGCAGTTCACCCGGTTCGGGTCGGACCTCCGCGCCGAGAGCGTCGGCGATCGCTACCTGGAGGGAGCCGACCAGCTCACACCCGATCAGGTCACCGTCCTCCTCGAACTGGGCTGGGAGACCCCCGACGAAGGCGGGAATTACTGGGGCCAGTGGGAGGAGCCTGTCCCGCTAGGAATGGTGGCCGCGATGGCCGTCCGCACCCTTCAACTGGTCCACGGCGTCGAGCACATCGAACAGCTCGATATCGACGGGTCTCCAGAGATCACCCGAACCTTCCGTGACGCACCGGGGGCGATGTGA